Within Stigmatella aurantiaca, the genomic segment CAGGTGCGGCTTGGCGATGGGGAACGCCCACCCGTTCGTCGAGGAGATGGACCCCTCCACGGAGGCGCCATAGTTGAGGGCCCCCTTGGCATCGACCGTGACCTGCTGGAGATCGAAGCCCGCGGGCACGCACCAGGCGAGGATGCGCGTGCGGACCTTGTTCACGTTCGCCGTGAGCGTGGCCTTCGCCTCGAGGTTGCCGCTCGTCTTGATGGTGCCCGAGAGGCCATCTCCCAGGTCCTTGGTGGCCGTGAGGTACTTCGTGAAGTCCCAGGTCTTCTGCTTAGGCTCGAGCGCCTCGTCCGGGCACGAGTCGTCCTCCGCCAGCAGGGTGGTCTCCGCCGGTGTGGCGATGGACTGCAGGTAGGGGGTGAGCGTGCCCTGCTGCTCGGAGAGGTGGATCTCGTCGAGGATCTTCTTGTCGAGGATGAAGACCGTCGACCGGTTGGCGGACGACGCGGCGAGCTTCGTGCGGAGCGCGCCGGGCATCGGCGCGTGGGCGATACCGGTATCGTCGCCGACCACGTACACGTTCGAGTCGAAGGCCGGCAGCTCGCTGTTGTCCGTGTTGGCGCCGCTGATGTTCATCAGCTCCCAGCCGGTGCCCGTGCCGAGGGTGACCTCGACGTAGGTGGCGGAGAACACCTCGGAGGAGGTCTGGTCGCCGGTGCTGATGCCGCCAGCCACGAGCACGCGGCCGTTGGCCAGCAGCGTGGCGGTGTGCTGGTAGCGCGACACCCCCATGGAGGGCAGGGCATCCCACACACCGCGGGCCGGATCATAGAGCTCCGCGGCGGTCTGGATGCCGGTGGAGTCATCATAGCCGCCCGTCACCAGCACGCGGCCGTTGGCCAGCAGCGTGGCGGTGTGGTTGCGGCGGGGGTGGTGCAGGGGGCCCGTGGACGTCCACGTGCCCGTGGCCGGGTTGAACAGCTCGGCGCGGGTGGAGGGCTCGCCGTCCACGGCGCCGCCCGTCACCAGTACCTGGCCGTTGGCCAGCAGCGTGGCGGTGTGGCTGGAGCGGGCCGTGCCCAGGGCGCTCACGCTCGTCCAGGTCCCCGTGGCGGGAGTGAACAGCTCGGCCGAGCTCAGCCGGCCCGAGGCGTTCCCACCACCGGCGACCAGCACCTGGCCGTTGGGCAGCAGCGTGGCGGTGTGGTGGTGGCGCGCGCCCACCAGGGAGCCCGTGGCCGTCCACGTGCCCGTGGCCGGATCATACAGCTCGGCCGAGCCCAGCGGCGTGGTGCCGCTCTCGCTGGCCGTGCCACCCGTCACCAGCACCTGGCCGTTGGCCAGCAGGAGGGCGGTGTGGTGGTAGCGCGGCGCCGCCAGGTTGCCGGTCGCGGCCCAGGTGCCGCTCGCCGGATTATACAGCGACGCGGAGATGCCGTTGCTGTTGGCGCCCGTGACGAGCACCTTCCCCGAGGGCAGCAGCGTGGCGGTGGCCCCGCGATAGCTGGCGGGCGCGTTGCCCGTGGGGGCCCAGGTGCCGGTGGCCGGATTGAACAGCTCGGCGCGCTGGGTATAGCCGCCGGCGACGAGCACGCGGCCATCCTGCAGCCGGGTGGCGGTGTGCTGCAGCAGCGGGGCACCGAGGTGGCCCGTCTGGGTCCAGCCGGTCTCCTCGGAGGTGGTGACCGTGCCGATGGCACGGGCCTGGGTGGAGGGGCGGAAGGGAGCAGCCGAGGGGGAGGGCGCGAGCTGCTCCGGATTCGAGTCCACGCAGCCGCCGGCCAGCAGCAGCGCGAGGGCTCCGAACTTCATACTTCTCTTCACGGTGTCTTCTCCTCTGAGAGGCGGGTGCATTGCCTGCCGGGGAGGGCGGCCCAGGGCCTGGTCTCCACGGCAGTCGAGAAGAAGACGGGCTCGCGCGGTTTTGTTACCTGCGCGAATCCACGCTGGCCGGGAGGCGGGCTATTTCCGGCCGGGCGCGTGCCGGGGGCGGGAGAACGCCAGAAGCCCCAGGGCCATGAGCAGGAGCGTGGCGCTCACCCCCGGACTCGCGGAGCAGCCGGATTCACTGGCAGCCTCCTCCTCCTCCTCGGAAGGGCCCTCCGCGCCCGGTCCCCCATCGTTGGTCCCCCCTGCGTCCACGGGCGAGGGGGTACCCGCGTCCACCCCTCCGTCCACGCCCCCGTCCGTCCCCCCGTCGCCGGGAGATGTGCTGCCCCCATCGGTGGGCCAGCCCGCGCAATCCCCGAGCGAGTGCTCCAGGGCTCCCATCGTGTACGCGCCCTGGGCTGGACGGGGCCGGCCACAGAAGTCATCCACCACCTGCGGCCGGGCCGCCGCGGCGCCGATCAACGAGGACACGTTCCCTCGAACCGTGAGGTCTCCCTTCAGCGGCTCCTGGTACCAGCCGGAGAAGGTGGCCGTGCTCACGTTGAGCAGGTTGGTGCCGGACTCGAACGTGCTGCCGTCCCGGCGGCGCAGGGTCCCCGACAGCACGTTGCCGTGCGCGGCGCCCGTGCTGGAGGCAAAGCGGAAGTCCACGCCCGACGTGGACACGAGGGTATTGAAGAGCACCTGGGTGGAGCGGGCCTTGTTCAGGTAGATGCCGACGTCCGAGCAGTTGGCGATGACGTTGTTGCGCATCGTGCCGCCGGTGTGCTCGGGATCGCACGGCTTGTTGGCATCGAAGTTCGGCGCGCAGTAGGCATTGCCCGTCCCGCCGCCCCCAAAGGACAACCCGATGCGGGTGCCACCGGTGGCCACATCCCGGGTGCACAGCACGCGGTTGCGCTCGAACACGCCGTTGTTGCCACCGCTCTTCATGAACGCGCCGTAGGAGACGGAGTCCCCGCCGTTCTTGTGGAAGTCGCGGATGAGGTTGTCGCGGACGATCCAGTTGTCGCCCGTGTCGATGTTGAGCTTCGTCACCGGATGAGACGTCGCCCGGGGGCGGGTGTCGGCCAGCTCGTTGCGCTCGATGAGCCCGGCGTGGGGAATCTCCCATTTGCCTCCGTTCTGGGTGGCGTTCACCTTGAGCTGCGCGTTGAAGTCGCGCACGCGGCTGTCGCGCAGGACGAAGTGCTCGGCGTGGCCCGTGACGTGGAAGGCGTGGTCACAGGTGTTGTCGTCCGAGCAGGCCCCTTGGATGTCGAGCCCCTCGAAGCGCCAGTGGGCGCCCGAGACTTTGAAGCCCTCCACCGCGTTGAAGCGGATGAGGGCTCCCAGCCGGTTCTGGGCACGCACGATGATGGGGGCCTGCGCCGTCCCATTCACCGAGCAGTTCAGGTTGGCGTTCACCGCATAGGTGCCGTCCGCGAGGATGAGCTCATCCCCGGCTTGAGCGCCCGCGAGGGCCGTCTGGAGCTGGGACACCGAGGAGATATTCACCTGCCGGGCCAGCGCAGGGGAGGAGAGGAGCAGCAAGAGTGCAACGGGCTTGAGCATCAGGAAGGACCTCTGTGCTGAGTAGGTCCACCACTCTACTGCTGGATCCAGAGGGGGGCGCACTAAACCAGGGGCAGCTCCAGCGTCGCCGTGGCGCCCTTGCCCGGTCCGTCGCTCTCCAGCTGGAGGCGCCCGCCCAGCATCCGCGCCGCCAGCGCGCTGGAGTGCAGGCCCAGGCCATGGCCCCCCTCTCGCGTGGTGAAGCCCTGGGAGAAGAGCTGAGCGTGGATCTCCGGCGCGATGCCCACGCCCTGGTCCACCACCTGGATGCGCGCCATGGGTTCCTTCGCCTCGAGCCGCACGAGCAGGATCCGGCGGTCACTGGGCAACGCGGCCATGGCGTCCTTGGCGTTGTTGATGAGGTTGATCAGGATCTGCAGCACCTTGTGCTTGTCCACGCGGACCTTGGGCAGTGACGCGAGCTGCCGGGTCACGGAGACGCCGTGGCTCTTGAGCGCGGGCATCTGGATGCTCAAGGCGTCCTCGACGAGCTGCGAGAGTTCCCACTCTTCGAGGAGGAGCGTGCTCCGGGCGTAGGTCTGCTGCAAATGGACAACGGCCCGCACGTGTTCGATGTGCTTGGTCATTCCAGCCAGCCCTTCCTGCAGCGTGGCCTGCTCCCGGAGCAGCTCGTGGGCCAGGCTCGCCAGGTATGCAGGCAGCAGGGTGCCGCGTGAATCCTGGGTCAGGAAGTCCGCCAGGGCACTCTGATGCTCCTGGAGCATCGTGGAGACCTGCTTCAGGCGTCCCACGCGGGAGGCGCTCAACGTCTGGTGGAGCACCTCGACGTTGATGATGGCGCTGGTCAGCACGTTGCCCACGTTGTGGAGCACACTGGTGGCCACCTCGGCCATGCCCGCGGAGCGCGCCGTCTCCAACAACTGCGCCTGGGCTTTTCTCAGCTCCGCCGTGCGCTCCTCCACCCGCTTCTCCAGCTCGTCGTTGGCGCGGCGCAGGGCCGTCTCGGCCCGCTGCACCTCCGCGTAGAGCCGCGCGTTCTCGATGGAGATGGCGGCCTGGGAGGCGAGGTACCCCAGCAGCGCGAGCCGCGCGGGCGTGAAGGCGTGGGTGGCGAGGCTGTTCTCCAGGTAGAGCACCCCGCGGAACTCCTCCTGCCGCACCAGCGGGAGGCAGAGCACCGAGCGGGCCCGCGTGCGCGCGAGCCATCCCTGTTCCAAGAACGCGTGGGGCTGGGTGGCATCATCGAGGAGCACGTGCTCCAGGGTGCGCCGGACATAGGCGATGAGCGTCCAGGGCAGGCTCTCCTCGTTCCCGTCTGCCCCGGAGGGCTCCGGCGGGGCTGCCGAGTCCGCCACCACCGACAGCTTGCCGCCCTGGAGGAGCACCAGCGCTCCCCGCTGAGCCCCGGCATTCTCGATGGCCACCTTGAGCAGTGTGTCCGCCAGCCGGTCGAGGACGATCTCCCCGGAGATGGCGTGCTGCGCCTTCACCACGGAGAGCACGTCGAGCTGTGCCGAGGCCGTGCCGGTGACGGACTCCAGGGCCGCCGTGGCGGAGGCCAGCTCGGGCCACTGTGCCTCCAGCTGCCGCACCTTCCCCAGCGCCCCCCAGCCCAGGTAGGCCTCCCGGGCCTTTCGCGCATAGGCGTCCGCGAGCAGGGGCAGCCTCGCGCGTCCCAAGCGGGCGGCGAGCTCGCACGCGAGGCCCACGAGCTGGGGAAGGCCTTGCTGGCGAGCCCAGGGGATGGCCTCCTCACAGGCGTGGAGGGCCTCCCACTCAAGGCCCGTGAGCCGGGCCAGCTCCGCGGAGAGGATCCGCTCCTGCGCGCGGAAGTTCTCCGGGCAGTTCTCCTCCCACTGCGCGAACTGACGCTGGGCCTGCCGGAGGGTCTCGAGTGCCGGGGCCTGTCCTTCGGGAGGCATCCGCTCGAAGCAGGCGGCCAGGCTCAAGGCGCGGAAGAAGGTGAACTCCGCGAACAGGTAGCGGCCCATCAGGCTCCAGCTCAGCTCGGCACACCGCTCGCCGGATTCACGCGCCTGTTCGAATCCGCCGCTCAGGTAGCGCGCCTTCATGCGCATGAGCCAGTACCAACACTGGATGAAGCTGCTGCCTTTGGGGGCCAGCCCGGCCTCGAAGGACTCCTCGTTGAAGCCGTCGCCGCTCATGGAGCCGAAGGCGGGGGTCAGGCCGCGCAGCTGCCGCACATAGCCCTGGAGGAAGAGGAGGATGTCCTTCACCACCACGACGCCGGCCTTGCGCACGAAGTCCATGCGCACCACCGCCTCCTGTTCGACCTCCTCCAGCGCGTGCCCCAGGTTCAGGCGATTCATGACGAGGAAGGGGCAGCAGAACCCCGCGATGGGGATGTCTCCGGCCTGGAGCGCGTGCTGGAAGGCCTGGCGCATGAACTCCAGCGAGGAGGCGAGCGGCTGGGTCCAGCCGGTGAGCAGGCCCAGGCAGTAGAGCGCCCGGCCCTTGAGGGCGGGAGCGCCGTAGCGCTCCGAGAGTTCGCGGGCGAGCTGCCCGAAGGCGTAGCCCTCGCGGTAGCGCTGGAAGGCCCCTCCCAGGATCACCCCGTAGTTGCCGTAAGCATGAACGGACGCGGGGGAGTTGCCATAGCGCAGGCTGAGGGAGACGAGCTTGCACAGGTGCAGGATGAGCAGGTGGGGGCTCACCACGAGCGTGGAGCCGTACAGCTCACTCAGGAGCAGGAGCACCGCCTCCAGGTCCGGCTCGGTCATGCGCGGCAGTCCGGCGAGGCTCGCGATGGGACGCTCCCCCAGGAGGTCCTGCACCTCCTGCTGGGCGGCGAGCACCTCCTCCCAGGAGGGATTCGGCGGCAGCGGCATGCCCACGAGGGACAGGCCCTCCAGCAAGACGGAGAAGGAACCTTGGAAATCGCCCCGGGCCAGGAGGAGATCGCTCCGGAGCCGGTAGATCGTCGCCAGGTTCGCGCGGCCGTGAGCCCGTGGCTGGAGCGTCTCCAACAGCTGGCGCGTCCGCTCGGGGTTGCCGCTCATGAACTCACAGCGGGCCTGGTCCAGCAGGAGCTGGAAGGACAGCCCGGGGTCCGTCTCCCATGGATCTCCAGGGAGCAGCTGGAAGGCCATGGCGAAGTAGTGGGCGGCCGAGCGGAACGCGGTCGCGGCCCGGGCCCGGGTGCCCGCCTCGCGGTTGAGACGCGCGGCCTGGTGGCGCTCGGTGGGGCTGGAGATCAACCCGGCCCCAGCGTTGAGCTGGCTCACCACATCGAAGAGGTTCTCCTGCAGCTCCTCGGGTGACAGGCGCGCCAGCAGCAGCTGGCCGATGCGCAGGTGGATGGCCTTGCGCTCCTCCTCGGGGATGAGGGCGTGCGCCGCCTGCTGGATGCGATCGTGGAGGAAGCGGTACTGCTCTGGGCCGGTGTTCGCCACCAGGCCTTCCTGGAGCGCGGGCTCCAGCTCCTGCTCCACCTCCGAGGCGTCCTCCCGGTGCGAGAGCAGGAGCAGGATCCGCAAGGCGAAGGCGTTGCCCACGCAGGCCGCCAGCCGCAGCAGGTGCTGGGTGGCGGCGGGAAGCTGGCGCAGGTTGCCCACCATGAAGTCGACGGCGTTGTCGGAGTAGCCCCGGTCCCGGACGCCCTTGGCATCCCAGCGCCACGAGCCCTCGGGCGTGCGCACCAGGAGCCCGTCCTGGTTGAGCGTGCGCAGGAACTGGAGCAGGAAGAACGGGTTGCCGCCCGTCTTCTGCAGGGCCAGCACCGAGAGCGGTTCGCGAATCTCCGCGCCCGCGCCGGGAAGCGTATCGGCCACCAGCCGCTGGATGTCGTCGAGGCTCAGGGGATCGAGCTGCAGATCCTTCATCCGCGCGCCCGTCTTGCGCAGCTCTCCGAGCATGAGCGACAGCGGGTGGACAGGGCTCACCTCGTTGTCGCGGTAGGTGCCGATCAGCAGCACCGGAGGCGTCTCCGGGTGGGTGAGCAGGTGCTGGAGCAGCTGAAGGCTGGCCAGATCCGCCCACTGCAGATCATCCAGGAAGAGGACGAGCGGGTGCTCGGAGGTGGCGAAGACGCCAAGGAACCTGCGGAACACGCGATTGAAGCGGTGCAGCGCCGCGGCGGCCGGCAGCTCGGGCACCGGGGGTTGCTTGCCGGCGACGAGCCCCAGTTGGGGGACCACGTCGACGAGAACCTGGCCCTCGCCCTCCCACGCCTTCAGCAGGTGCTCGCGCCAGCGCGCCAGCTCCGTGTCCGTGCCGGACAGTTGCTGCTGCGTCAGCCCGCGGATGGCCTGGGCCAGGGGGGCGTACGGAATGTCGCGCTGGAGCTGATCGAACTTGCCGTGGAGGAAGAAGCCGCGCTGGCGGACCACCGGCTTGTGCAGCTCATGGACCACCGCGGACTTGCCGATGCCGGAGTAGCCTCGCACCAGAACGAGCTCCGGCCGGCCCTCATGAGAGACCCGCTCGAGCGCCTGCAGCAAGGCGGCGGCATGCATGTCACGCCCATAGAGCCGCTGGGGTAGCTGGAAGCGCGGCGAGTAGTCCTGCAAGCCCGGCAGGAACTCCTCGTGCACGCCCCGGCTCAGGTTCTCCAGGCACCGCGCGAGGTCTGCCCTCAGTCCCTCGGCGCTCTGGTAGCGCTCCTCGGCCACCTTGGCCAGGAGCTTCAGGATGATGGCGGAGGGCACCGGCGGCAGGTCCGGCACCCGCTCCACGGGGGGCACCGGGGCCTGCGCCATGTGCGCATGGAACCACTCGAGCGCGTCCCTCCCGTGGAACGGCAGGCTGCCCGTGAGCAGCTCGTAGAGGGTGATGCCCAGCGAGTACAGGTCCGTGCGGTAGTCCACCGGGCGATTCATGCGCCCGGTCTGCTCGGGAGACATGTACTCCAGGGACCCTTCGATGTGCGGCGAGAGGAGCGCATCCACGTGCTCGACGCGCTGGAAGCTGGCGCTGCCGAAGTCGATGAGGCGCGTCTCTCCCGATGCGGCCAGGTAGATGTTGGCGGGCTTGACGTCCTTGTGGATGATGCCGCGGCGGTGAAGCTCCGCGAGCGTGGAGGACAGGGAGATGCCCAGCGCCAGGACGCGTCCCACCTCCAAGGGCTCCGCCGTGAGCTCGGACAG encodes:
- a CDS encoding trifunctional serine/threonine-protein kinase/ATP-binding protein/sensor histidine kinase; this encodes MFSLPGYTLLGAHKSSPTHLLLRAVRDLDGLRLILKTPVAAAIGPRERERYRREFSILQRIRDMPGVPHVYGCEQLPDRPVLLLEDVEGQRLSELTAEPLEVGRVLALGISLSSTLAELHRRGIIHKDVKPANIYLAASGETRLIDFGSASFQRVEHVDALLSPHIEGSLEYMSPEQTGRMNRPVDYRTDLYSLGITLYELLTGSLPFHGRDALEWFHAHMAQAPVPPVERVPDLPPVPSAIILKLLAKVAEERYQSAEGLRADLARCLENLSRGVHEEFLPGLQDYSPRFQLPQRLYGRDMHAAALLQALERVSHEGRPELVLVRGYSGIGKSAVVHELHKPVVRQRGFFLHGKFDQLQRDIPYAPLAQAIRGLTQQQLSGTDTELARWREHLLKAWEGEGQVLVDVVPQLGLVAGKQPPVPELPAAAALHRFNRVFRRFLGVFATSEHPLVLFLDDLQWADLASLQLLQHLLTHPETPPVLLIGTYRDNEVSPVHPLSLMLGELRKTGARMKDLQLDPLSLDDIQRLVADTLPGAGAEIREPLSVLALQKTGGNPFFLLQFLRTLNQDGLLVRTPEGSWRWDAKGVRDRGYSDNAVDFMVGNLRQLPAATQHLLRLAACVGNAFALRILLLLSHREDASEVEQELEPALQEGLVANTGPEQYRFLHDRIQQAAHALIPEEERKAIHLRIGQLLLARLSPEELQENLFDVVSQLNAGAGLISSPTERHQAARLNREAGTRARAATAFRSAAHYFAMAFQLLPGDPWETDPGLSFQLLLDQARCEFMSGNPERTRQLLETLQPRAHGRANLATIYRLRSDLLLARGDFQGSFSVLLEGLSLVGMPLPPNPSWEEVLAAQQEVQDLLGERPIASLAGLPRMTEPDLEAVLLLLSELYGSTLVVSPHLLILHLCKLVSLSLRYGNSPASVHAYGNYGVILGGAFQRYREGYAFGQLARELSERYGAPALKGRALYCLGLLTGWTQPLASSLEFMRQAFQHALQAGDIPIAGFCCPFLVMNRLNLGHALEEVEQEAVVRMDFVRKAGVVVVKDILLFLQGYVRQLRGLTPAFGSMSGDGFNEESFEAGLAPKGSSFIQCWYWLMRMKARYLSGGFEQARESGERCAELSWSLMGRYLFAEFTFFRALSLAACFERMPPEGQAPALETLRQAQRQFAQWEENCPENFRAQERILSAELARLTGLEWEALHACEEAIPWARQQGLPQLVGLACELAARLGRARLPLLADAYARKAREAYLGWGALGKVRQLEAQWPELASATAALESVTGTASAQLDVLSVVKAQHAISGEIVLDRLADTLLKVAIENAGAQRGALVLLQGGKLSVVADSAAPPEPSGADGNEESLPWTLIAYVRRTLEHVLLDDATQPHAFLEQGWLARTRARSVLCLPLVRQEEFRGVLYLENSLATHAFTPARLALLGYLASQAAISIENARLYAEVQRAETALRRANDELEKRVEERTAELRKAQAQLLETARSAGMAEVATSVLHNVGNVLTSAIINVEVLHQTLSASRVGRLKQVSTMLQEHQSALADFLTQDSRGTLLPAYLASLAHELLREQATLQEGLAGMTKHIEHVRAVVHLQQTYARSTLLLEEWELSQLVEDALSIQMPALKSHGVSVTRQLASLPKVRVDKHKVLQILINLINNAKDAMAALPSDRRILLVRLEAKEPMARIQVVDQGVGIAPEIHAQLFSQGFTTREGGHGLGLHSSALAARMLGGRLQLESDGPGKGATATLELPLV
- a CDS encoding Kelch repeat-containing protein, whose translation is MKFGALALLLAGGCVDSNPEQLAPSPSAAPFRPSTQARAIGTVTTSEETGWTQTGHLGAPLLQHTATRLQDGRVLVAGGYTQRAELFNPATGTWAPTGNAPASYRGATATLLPSGKVLVTGANSNGISASLYNPASGTWAATGNLAAPRYHHTALLLANGQVLVTGGTASESGTTPLGSAELYDPATGTWTATGSLVGARHHHTATLLPNGQVLVAGGGNASGRLSSAELFTPATGTWTSVSALGTARSSHTATLLANGQVLVTGGAVDGEPSTRAELFNPATGTWTSTGPLHHPRRNHTATLLANGRVLVTGGYDDSTGIQTAAELYDPARGVWDALPSMGVSRYQHTATLLANGRVLVAGGISTGDQTSSEVFSATYVEVTLGTGTGWELMNISGANTDNSELPAFDSNVYVVGDDTGIAHAPMPGALRTKLAASSANRSTVFILDKKILDEIHLSEQQGTLTPYLQSIATPAETTLLAEDDSCPDEALEPKQKTWDFTKYLTATKDLGDGLSGTIKTSGNLEAKATLTANVNKVRTRILAWCVPAGFDLQQVTVDAKGALNYGASVEGSISSTNGWAFPIAKPHLGSIAFLAGPIPVYIGVNLPLTMGLDLKTTVTGQISYTANQSMGVNYKATCTFDGCTDESSVTAPTSSGTDVAGSIQGRIEPSVWAQAAVRAYLYSEHAAYAQVGVRPYVDGDLWGYVGYNCGDADGDTQEEFVRGSYFDLNWRVNVTAEVSGLSIFTKEWTDLWSTGKKHIYFKNLSSPVPGGWTPFDPMMVGSANPGQYDNTAYSIRMRPCFPFQGENAINYEVNWGDGASESFSGAKFDTVALKRHAWQQDGMKTASVKAVSDSHGRTFNSTYQRTINVFHQQNPTVPPEYFRQVNVDGRIDLKEDDSGTNKYATIWVNDVAYLDPSNPTATFHYSQCVEDEVRGEVEVVLTLLADNVTVQSKATGKLFEGNTDCDTDDLEGETSAEGAVARDGSHPLQFRIDNTEWFSTDYLSLNLTVTNNQQQP
- a CDS encoding chondroitinase-B domain-containing protein, which encodes MLKPVALLLLLSSPALARQVNISSVSQLQTALAGAQAGDELILADGTYAVNANLNCSVNGTAQAPIIVRAQNRLGALIRFNAVEGFKVSGAHWRFEGLDIQGACSDDNTCDHAFHVTGHAEHFVLRDSRVRDFNAQLKVNATQNGGKWEIPHAGLIERNELADTRPRATSHPVTKLNIDTGDNWIVRDNLIRDFHKNGGDSVSYGAFMKSGGNNGVFERNRVLCTRDVATGGTRIGLSFGGGGTGNAYCAPNFDANKPCDPEHTGGTMRNNVIANCSDVGIYLNKARSTQVLFNTLVSTSGVDFRFASSTGAAHGNVLSGTLRRRDGSTFESGTNLLNVSTATFSGWYQEPLKGDLTVRGNVSSLIGAAAARPQVVDDFCGRPRPAQGAYTMGALEHSLGDCAGWPTDGGSTSPGDGGTDGGVDGGVDAGTPSPVDAGGTNDGGPGAEGPSEEEEEAASESGCSASPGVSATLLLMALGLLAFSRPRHAPGRK